In Deinococcus misasensis DSM 22328, one DNA window encodes the following:
- a CDS encoding response regulator transcription factor has translation MTTTPHFSNGCVPWTIWVVEHNLDLQGPLCACLQHQGHQVRSFSSLGELLQGLIYGRPDLLVLSLDLPDGNGLYLLHDLKPEWNVPVLVMGSGTPAVQRIWCLANGADDFLDASCHPEELVARVSILLRRVHAGSRVIYHGRTLLDVQKCRLSTEKGYVLVTEHETRLLEYFLQNPDRLIQRDVLEYQIYGAPSPQSNSLEARLSCLRRKLRQVGSHLNIRALRNKGYMLTLDAPAMVPWSGRMEVASLSFEQHL, from the coding sequence ATGACCACAACACCCCACTTTTCAAACGGTTGTGTGCCCTGGACCATCTGGGTGGTTGAGCACAATCTCGATTTGCAAGGACCGTTGTGTGCCTGCCTCCAGCATCAGGGGCATCAGGTGCGAAGCTTTTCTTCGCTGGGTGAATTGCTGCAGGGACTGATTTATGGACGGCCAGATTTGCTGGTGCTCAGCCTTGATCTGCCAGATGGAAATGGTTTGTACCTGTTGCATGACCTCAAACCAGAGTGGAATGTTCCAGTGCTGGTCATGGGATCGGGGACCCCTGCGGTTCAGCGCATCTGGTGTCTGGCCAATGGTGCAGATGACTTTCTGGATGCCTCCTGCCATCCAGAGGAACTGGTTGCTCGGGTCAGCATTTTGCTGCGTCGCGTTCATGCTGGTAGCAGGGTGATTTACCATGGAAGAACTTTGCTTGATGTGCAGAAATGCCGTCTCAGCACGGAAAAGGGTTATGTGCTGGTGACGGAGCATGAAACCCGATTGCTGGAGTACTTCTTGCAAAATCCCGACCGTTTGATCCAGAGGGATGTGCTGGAATACCAGATTTATGGCGCTCCATCTCCACAATCCAACAGTCTGGAAGCCAGACTTTCCTGTCTGAGACGAAAACTCCGTCAGGTGGGCAGCCACCTCAACATCCGTGCCCTGAGGAACAAGGGGTACATGCTCACTCTGGATGCCCCTGCCATGGTGCCATGGTCAGGGCGGATGGAAGTTGCGTCCCTTTCTTTTGAACAGCACCTCTGA